TCTTTCAGTACGGGCATCTTTTTGTTTGGCGTGGCGATGCTCTACGGAGCTACGGGGAGTTTTTCGCTTTCGGGTATCCAAGCGAGCATTGCGGCGGGGGCGGCAGAAACGCACCTGCTGGCAGTGGGTGTATTGTTGTTGGCAGTGGCGTTGCTGTTCAAAGTATCGGCGGCTCCTTTCCATTTCTGGACTCCCGACGTGTACGAAGGTGCGCCTACGGTATTCACCGCATTTATGAGTACGGTGGTAAAAACGGCGAGTTTTGCGGCATTTTATAAATTATTTGCGGGTACTTTTGGCAGCATTTCGGCAGAGTGGCAGCCCTTGCTGATGGCGGTGAGCTTGCTCACTTTGTTTGTCGGTAATGTTACGGCGGTGTTTCAGAATAGTTTTAAACGCATGTTGGCGTATTCGAGTATTTCGCATGCGGGCTATTTGTTGTTGGCGTTGTGTGCTTTGGGCACTCATTCGCAATACAGCATTTTATTTTATACGTTGGCATACAGCTTGGCGAGTATAGCGGCTTTCGGCGTACTTATCAGCACGTTGGGCAATCATCGTGTAGAAACTTATGACGATTTCAACGGGCTGATGGAGCGCAATCCTTTTTTGGCAATAGTGCTGGCAGTGGCGATGCTGTCGTTGGCGGGTATTCCGCTCACGGCAGGTTTTATGGGTAAGTTGTTTGTGTTTATGAATGTATTGGAGCAGCACACCATTATTATATTGGTTTTTGCCGTATTGATGTCGGCGATGGGCATTTATTATTATTTCAGGGTTTTGTTTGCTGCTTTCTTCAAAAAAGCCAGTCCTTCTCAGAGTTCGGCACTTTCGTTAGATGCCTCTGTACAATGGAGTTTAGCTATTCTTACTTTGCTCACTTTGGCATTAGGCATAGCTCCGGGTTTATTTTCTCGTTTGTTTTTTTAGTATTTTTAATAAAAATAAAAAAGCGCACATTTTATCAATTAAAATGTGCGCTTTTTTTTAATATCCTTAAAAAGAAAGACTGTTTTTATGGTTGCCTGTTTATTTGGCGCGACTCAATAAATAGCGGGTGATAAAGATGCCTTGTGCTACACCTTCGCTGGGGCTTTGAACGCCTGTGGCTATATTTTCTATTTCCCAGCCCTCGGTAATAAGAGCATTGAGTTTGTTCAAAATAGCATTGTCGTTTTGTTTGATATTGCCGAAGTTGATACCTACTAAGCTATAAAAATTTTCCAAATCCTGTTCTTGCTGAGTGCCATCGGGCAATGTGACAATCATACGCGAACGTCCCAATCCGCCCGGAATAATAGACTCTACGGTGGTTACTTGCATGAGTTGTTTGGGGCTTCCTTGCGCAAAGGTTTCTGTATAAGAAAGGCACAGAAAGAAAAAGGCAACAAAAAATTTAGTCATAAATTGAAAATATAAATTA
The window above is part of the Sphingobacteriales bacterium genome. Proteins encoded here:
- a CDS encoding NADH-quinone oxidoreductase subunit N, whose amino-acid sequence is MLALVVLSICGILSLFIGFVNKKLLLPFALIASLLGLGALAIEWQGILPFFSAFNNNMLSMNTAANLFSAVILLSAFFIFPFVKRFAQFHESQAAEYYSIMLFSLVGALMMCSYEHLLMLFLGVETLSISAYVLAGCDKRNLLSNEAALKYFLTGSFSTGIFLFGVAMLYGATGSFSLSGIQASIAAGAAETHLLAVGVLLLAVALLFKVSAAPFHFWTPDVYEGAPTVFTAFMSTVVKTASFAAFYKLFAGTFGSISAEWQPLLMAVSLLTLFVGNVTAVFQNSFKRMLAYSSISHAGYLLLALCALGTHSQYSILFYTLAYSLASIAAFGVLISTLGNHRVETYDDFNGLMERNPFLAIVLAVAMLSLAGIPLTAGFMGKLFVFMNVLEQHTIIILVFAVLMSAMGIYYYFRVLFAAFFKKASPSQSSALSLDASVQWSLAILTLLTLALGIAPGLFSRLFF